Proteins from a single region of Apium graveolens cultivar Ventura chromosome 7, ASM990537v1, whole genome shotgun sequence:
- the LOC141675178 gene encoding uncharacterized protein LOC141675178, with translation MGIFGFINHKSFVFLICLIFVCSTLVLAKSRRPISETEIREKKSRCFEDIDNGLWGQQCISSMIAKENCMLQCVSPPCYELVYQGDPLEEGEKDYSRSQEYKYCMHRLSLGESIDGIRGSFDM, from the exons ATGGGGATATTTGGATTCATTAATCACAAATCATTTGTATTTCTCATATGCCTAATCTTTGTTTGTTCCACTCTTGTTCTTGCCAAGTCTCGTCGCCCTATTTCT GAAACTGAAATTCGAGAGAAGAAAAGTCGTTGTTTTGAAGATATTGACAA TGGTCTATGGGGTCAACAATGCATATCTTCCATGATTGCCAAGGAGAATTGTATGTTGCAATGTGTGTCACCGCCTTGTTATGAACTCGTCTATCAAGGGGATCCG TTAGAAGAAGGGGAGAAAGATTACAGCAGGAGCCAGGAGTACAAGTACTGTATGCACAG GTTATCTCTGGGGGAGAGCATAGATGGTATTAGAGGTTCCTTTGACATGTAA